Proteins from a single region of Theobroma cacao cultivar B97-61/B2 chromosome 10, Criollo_cocoa_genome_V2, whole genome shotgun sequence:
- the LOC18586657 gene encoding cytochrome P450 714C2, with product MELQLLSIKVMVTALLLGLLGVLVHLFEALILKPERLRSKLGKQGIQGPPPSILLGNIREMKKIQSKVSKLSSEGDQVIIHNCCSTVFPFLDQWRKQYGSTFMFSLGNIQILLISDPDVVKDITICTSLDLGKPSYQHKQNGPLLGQGILTSNGAVWAHQRKILAPELYMEKVKGMMHLMAQSSVTVVDSWNSKIDSEGGVADIKIDDYMRSFSGDVISRACFGSNYSKGEEIFLKLRDLKKALSKKFFSTGIPGIRYLPTKANREGWKLEKEIRALILKVVKERKEAKSEKDLLQMILESATSSDLGQEATDSFIVDNCKNIYLAGYETTAVSATWTLMLLASNPEWQDKARAEVLEICGGELPDATMLRKMKTLTMVINESLRLYPPVPVVSRELLEDMKFGDIHVPKGVSIWTLVVTLHQDPNIWGTDADEFNPERFADGVAAACKLPHVYMPFGVGPRICLGQNFAMAELKILLALILSTFKFSLSPKYLHSPTMRLAVEPEHGVNLLLKRL from the exons ATGGAGTTGCAATTGCTGTCTATCAAGGTCATGGTCACAGCTCTGCTTCTTGGATTGCTTGGAGTGCTCGTACACCTGTTTGAAGCTTTAATATTGAAGCCTGAAAGGCTTCGTTCCAAGCTTGGAAAGCAGGGAATCCAAGGTCCTCCACCATCCATCTTGCTTGGTAACATCCGGGAAATGAAGAAGATTCAATCGAAGGTGTCCAAGTTGTCAAGTGAAGGAGACCAAGTGATTATCCACAATTGCTGTTCCACTGTGTTTCCGTTCTTGGACCAATGGAGAAAACAGTACG GTTCAACATTCATGTTTTCACTTGGCAATATACAGATTCTGCTCATAAGCGATCCTGATGTGGTGAAAGATATAACCATATGCACTTCATTGGATTTAGGGAAGCCTTCCTATCAACACAAGCAGAACGGTCCTCTGCTTGGCCAAGGAATTTTAACTTCAAATGGCGCAGTATGGGCACATCAAAGGAAAATTCTTGCTCCTGAACTGTATATGGAGAAAGTCAAG GGTATGATGCACTTAATGGCTCAGTCCTCAGTAACAGTAGTAGACTCATGGAATAGTAAGATTGATAGTGAAGGTGGAGTTGCAGACATTAAGATTGATGATTACATGAGAAGCTTCTCTGGAGATGTTATCTCGAGAGCTTGTTTTGGGAGCAATTACTCCAAAGGGGAAGAAATTTTCTTAAAGCTTAGAGATCTTAAAAAGGCCCTGTCCAAGAAATTTTTCTCTACAGGGATTCCTGGAATAAG ATATCTTCCAACCAAGGCCAACAGGGAAGGATGGAAATTGGAGAAAGAGATACGTGCCCTAATCTTGAAGGTAgtcaaggaaagaaaagaagctaAATCGGAGAAGGATCTATTACAAATGATCCTTGAAAGTGCTACAAGCAGTGATTTAGGCCAAGAGGCAACAGATTCCTTCATTGTCGACAATTGCAAGAACATATATTTGGCAGGCTATGAGACTACTGCTGTATCGGCCACATGGACCCTGATGCTGTTGGCCTCAAATCCAGAATGGCAAGACAAGGCTCGTGCTGAGGTTCTTGAAATTTGTGGGGGTGAATTACCTGATGCCACTATGCTCCGCAAGATGAAAACA TTGACAATGGTGATCAATGAGTCACTGCGCCTATACCCTCCAGTGCCGGTGGTGTCCAGGGAACTACTCGAGGACATGAAATTTGGAGATATCCATGTGCCTAAAGGAGTTAGTATTTGGACATTGGTGGTGACACTTCACCAAGATCCTAATATTTGGGGAACTGATGCGGATGAGTTCAACCCCGAGAGGTTTGCCGATGGAGTCGCAGCAGCGTGCAAGCTTCCTCATGTGTACATGCCATTTGGTGTTGGACCAAGAATATGTTTGGGCCAGAATTTTGCCATGGCAGAGCTCAAGATACTTCTTGCTCTTATTTTGTCTACcttcaaattctctctctcacCAAAATATTTACACTCTCCAACTATGAGGTTAGCCGTAGAGCCTGAACATGGAGTGAATCTCCTGCTTAAGAGGCTatga